In Erigeron canadensis isolate Cc75 chromosome 1, C_canadensis_v1, whole genome shotgun sequence, a single window of DNA contains:
- the LOC122584049 gene encoding protein AIR1-like codes for MLAERIRRRSFGKFKGKRKSGQADKTKKPFDMSKVTCYKCGKSGHIASDCRSKESSQAVPTKGGKSEKNSKLKTKYKALKAQVAELSKKVEKEEKSLVAKDWAESATSSDDELYEDVKCFMAKEAVQKHTSRSRRHRNRNLRHRSS; via the exons ATGTTGGCTGAAAGGATCAGAAGGAGATCCTTTGGAAAGtttaaaggaaaaagaaaatctgGGCAAGCTGATAAGACCAAGAAGCCATTTGACATGTCCAAAGTCACTTGTTATAAATGTGGGAAGTCAGGACACATAGCTAGTGATTGCAGATCCAAAGAGTCTTCGCAAGCTGTCCCAACCAAAGGAGGAAAAAGTGAGAAAAATTCAAAGCTCAAGACCAAATACAAAGCCTTGAAAGCACAAGTGGCTGAGCTGAGTAAGAAAgttgagaaagaagaaaagagtcTAGTTGCCAAAGATTGGGCTGAAAGTGCAacttcatctgatgatgagtTGTATGAAGATGTCAAGTGTTTTATGGCCAAGGAGGCTGTTCAAAA ACACACCAGCAGAAGTAGGAGGcacagaaacaggaatctcagacaccgaagctcttaa
- the LOC122600954 gene encoding protein STRUBBELIG-RECEPTOR FAMILY 3-like, with the protein MILRAMGVHVNNNYNYYNRSICIFYNLLVFFFLAFVAPICFATNPSDVSAMNNLYAALGYPPLPGWTASAGDPCAEAWQGVVCDATNTNIISITVHGANLVGELGDTLGSFSSLQTIDLSNNAIGGSIPVDLPTTVTTIFLADNNFTGSIPDTLSSLTQLSALSLNDNNLSGEIPDSFEGLTALVNLDLSSNSLSGELPSSLGSLSSLTSFHLQNNQLSGTLDVLQDLPLQDLNVANNLFNGPIPDKLLSIPSFRSDGNSFNTTSAAPLAPPASPNATPPAGSGTPFFPSPKQTPGKQPPGKQPPQASGPTSTQDSNSTSKSKSWTAKKKVWVSIASVFGFIVVVLVCLLFAPKCFNKRRRHPGLIPKRHEIAPYTGNNRDNLIDNAPFVQPTNQVDKVPKVAQVVKPKEEQHQKFSPPPPPPPLRQPKKPGPSIKPQINQEMNVQKSTAIAKQESQEIDMSRFDIDSMRPPPPPPPPPPPPVPASQPIHLPFEKVIVEPIVPVKAASASTIPLPPQTSVRSYTIASLQQYTNSFSQDNFIGRGMLGSVYRAQLPNGKFLAVKKLEKKVISQQKEEDFIELVNDLDKIRHANVVELMGYCSEHGQRLLIYEYCSCGSLQDALHSDDDYKKKISWKARIRMALGAARALEYLHDFCEPPIIHRNFKSANVLLDDDLSVRVSDCGLAPLISRGSVSQLSGHLLSAFGYGAPEFESGVYTYMSDVYSFGVVMLELLTGRMSYDSTRHRGEQLLARWAIPQLHDIDALSRMVDPSLDGKYPVKSLSNFADIISRCVQAEPEFRPPMSEVVQDLIQMIRRESSNRSEGD; encoded by the exons ATGATATTAAGAGCAATGGGTGTTCatgttaataataattataattattataacagatctatatgtatattttacaACTTGTTGGTGTTCTTCTTCTTAGCATTTGTGGCTCCTATTTGTTTTGCTACTAATCCTTCAGATG TTAGTGCAATGAATAATCTATATGCTGCATTGGGATATCCTCCTCTTCCCGGATGGACGGCAAGTGCTGGAGACCCATGTGCCGAGGCTTGGCAAGGTGTTGTATGTGATGCTACTAATACAAACATCATATCCAT AACTGTTCATGGTGCCAATTTGGTAGGAGAATTGGGTGATACCTTGGGATCATTTTCGTCACTCCAAACCAT AGATTTAAGCAATAATGCCATTGGTGGTAGCATTCCAGTTGATCTTCCTACAACTGTGACAACTAT TTTTCTTGCAGATAACAACTTCACAGGAAGCATACCAGATACTCTGTCCTCTCTAACACAATTATCAGCCTT GTCTCTAAATGATAACAATTTATCCGGAGAAATACCTGATTCTTTTGAGGGCCTTACAGCATTGGTCAATCT AGATTTATCCAGTAATAGTTTAAGTGGAGAGCTACCTTCATCCTTGGGAAGTTTGTCTTCTCTAACTAGCTT TCATTTACAGAACAATCAACTCTCTGGGACCCTGGATGTTCTACAAGATCTTCCATTGCAGGATCT GAATGTCGCAAATAACCTGTTTAATGGGCCTATACCTGATAAGTTACTAAGCATTCCCAGTTTCAG GAGTGATGGTAATTCGTTCAATACTACTAGTGCAGCCCCATTAGCTCCACCTGCATCTCCAAACGCAACTCCACCGGCGGGCTCTGGAACACCATTTTTTCCGTCACCTAAACAAACACCTGGGAAGCAACCACCCGGTAAACAACCACCACAAGCCAGTGGTCCAACATCCACACAAGATTCCAACTCTACTTCCAAAAGTAAATCATGGACTGCCAAAAAGAAAGTTTGGGTGTCAATTGCTTCAGTATTTGGTTTTATAGTTGTGGTATTAGTGTGTCTTCTATTTGCACCAAAGTGCTTCAACAAAAGAAGACGACATCCGGGTTTGATACCGAAGAGGCACGAGATAGCTCCGTACACCGGTAACAACAGAGACAATCTTATAGATAATGCCCCTTTTGTTCAACCGACGAATCAAGTTGATAAAG TTCCAAAAGTGGCACAAGTTGTGAAGCCAAAGGAGGAGCAGCATCAAAAGTTttcaccaccgccaccaccaccaccactacgaCAACCGAAAAAACCGGGTCCAAGCATAAAACCACAAATTAATCAAGAGATGAATGTGCAAAAATCGACTGCCATAGCCAAGCAGGAGAGTCAGGAAATAGACATGAGTAGATTTGATATAGATTCAATGCGAcctccgccgccgccgccgccgccgccaccaccaccagttCCAGCATCACAACCAATCCATCTACCTTTTGAAAAGGTTATTGTAGAGCCAATTGTGCCAGTTAAAGCAGCAAGTGCTTCCACCATACCTCTTCCGCCTCAAACATCCGTCAGATCTTACACAATTGCATCTCTTCAGCAGTACACAAACAGTTTTTCTCAAGATAATTTTATTGGTAGGGGAATGCTGGGGAGTGTTTACAGGGCACAACTTCCGAATGGAAAG TTTCTTGCTGTCAAGAAGTTGGAGAAAAAGGTTATCAGTCAACAAAAGGAGGAAGATTTCATTGAGCTTGTGAATGATCTTGATAAAATTCGGCATGCTAATGTTGTGGAACTTATGGGTTACTGTTCAGAGCATGGTCAGAGGTTATTAATATATGAATACTGTAGTTGTGGATCTCTTCAAGATGCACTACACTCTGATGatgattataaaaagaaaatttcatgGAAGGCACGCATTCGGATGGCACTTGGAGCTGCTAGAGCCTTAGA GTATCTACATGATTTCTGTGAGCCACCCATTATTCACAGAAACTTCAAGTCTGCAAATGTTCTTCTTGATGATGATCTATCAGTGCGTGTATCCGATTGTGGGTTGGCTCCTTTAATATCCAGAGGTTCGGTCAGTCAG TTGTCAGGACACCTGCTATCGGCCTTCGGTTATGGTGCACCGGAATTTGAGTCGGGAGTCTATACATATATGAGCGACGTGTACAGTTTTGGGGTGGTGATGTTAGAACTGTTAACAGGCCGGATGTCCTATGATAG TACACGGCATCGTGGAGAGCAGTTGTTAGCAAGATGGGCGATACCTCAACTTCATGATATCGATGCATTATCGAGGATGGTTGACCCTTCTCTCGATGGAAAATACCCCGTCAAATCATTATCAAATTTTGCAGATATCATATCACGTTGTGTTCAG GCTGAGCCTGAGTTTAGGCCGCCAATGTCGGAAGTGGTGCAGGATCTGATACAAATGATAAGGAGGGAGTCTTCTAATAGATCAGAAGGGGATTAA
- the LOC122584203 gene encoding L10-interacting MYB domain-containing protein-like codes for MDQTGESEKAKQLRISWKNLNVVKTFLEACVQGTSDRDGGNLKQKSWKKVSQTLKDTHNFIVNRKQMKNHYDYLKGKYEAWLLLRNKTGNVYDPSTNTFNLTDEEWEAAMKDPF; via the coding sequence ATGGATCAAACGGGTGAGTCTGAAAAAGCGAAGCAACTTAGAATTAGTTGGAAAAATTTGAACGTGGTGAAAACGTTTTTAGAAGCTTGTGTTCAGGGGACTTCTGACCGAGATGGAGGTAATCTCAAACAAAAGTCTTGGAAAAAAGTTTCACAAACCcttaaagatacccataacttTATTGTTAATCGTAAGCAAATGAAAAATCATTACGACTATCTCAAGGGGAAATATGAAGCATGGTTACTCCTAAGAAACAAGACAGGAAATGTATACGACCCGTCTACTAACACTTTTAATCTGACCGATGAGGAGTGGGAGGCAGCAATGAAGGACcctttttga